The Danio aesculapii chromosome 22, fDanAes4.1, whole genome shotgun sequence genomic sequence GCATCCAAGTTTTAAGTTTTCTTTCACAGTATAGAATGCATTATTTATTAGTTCTATGCAATTTCAGGTCTGAAATGAAGAATATCACCTGTATCTCTGGGACGACCCGACCTCAACGGGCCTCCTGGCTGCAAGTGTTATTTTTGATGCTCTTTTGGACCTGTTTAAAAGCACAACAGTTAAAAAACACTAGATGGCCTCTGTATTCCGGCAAGCCTTTGCTCTTGGCTTGGAACGCTCCTACTGAAGACTGCAGACCTCGACATGATGTCACCTTCCAGCTGGATCAATTCCAGATAGTGGCGTCTCCAAATGAGGGCTTCACCAAGCAAAATCTCACAATCTTCTATCAGGACCGCTTGGGTTTGTACCCGTACTTTAAACCAGATGGCACTCCAGTCTATGGAGGGCTACCGCAGGCTGCCAGTCTCACACAACACCTAGAAAAGATGCCAGATGGACTCAAGAAGTACATAAGAGACCAAGCAGTCAAAGGTCTAGCTGTAATCGACTGGGAAGAGTGGCGGCCCCTTTGGATACGAAACTGGGGACCTAAACTTATTTACCGCGACCGTTCGCAACGATCAGTTGCTGAGAAAAACCCAACTTGGCCTCAAGATCAAGTAACCAAAGTGGCCCAGCAAGAGTTCGAACTCTCTGCACGAAAGTTCATGTTGGAGACTCTTCGATTAGCCAAAAGTTTACGCCCCCAGCAGCTGTGGGGATACTACCTCTTTCCGGACTGCTACAACCACAATTACCAAACTAACCTGCAGAACTACACGGGACAGTGTCCGGACATAGAGGTGAGCAGGAACAATGAACTGAAGTGGCTGTGGACGGAGAGTACAGCTCTATATCCTTCAGTGTACATAGGGAAAATCCTGAAGGACAACCCGAAAGGACGGCAGTTTGTGAGGAACCGGGTGAAAGAGGGGATGAGATTGGCGTCTGTTGGGGACGGATCTGCTCGACCAGTGTTTGTCTACACACGGCCCACTTACCTAACTAACACGACCAGCAGCAACCCTGCTGAACTCCTGCTGCTGACTGAGGTAAGATTTCTGTCCAGTTGTGTTTCTCTTATGCTGGGTTCAGACTGCGCTATTTTCCAAGTAGTTGTgtaacagatgttttcacactgcacaactatctgggctagcgttctgTCACTGCTCTGTTTACACTGTGCCTTTGAAAGGAATTTGCAATTTCTCCTCagcattttcttcttttttgaccCATTTGTAATATTGCTCAGATGATACGtctgggtgctcctgccaaatttccactagtttttcctccatttcttgggtccaaatagactaaAAAAGAAGcctttttaacttctcccccatcctcccgctggcctgcgGATGCCCATATTAGTGGATactgttctctcattggctgaagGTGAtcaccgatgttattttcaaccagaacacatttcacacggcatgattttgaatcgccgacagctccagatatttagcttGCCAGATATCTCACGAGTGTCAGCAACTCATTAGCAATTCTCTCAGATCtcatctttgatagttcacactgtatgattgttactcgcgtgcacgagcaccgatttgcctgtgattttcaggcatttgtcgctgatttctcaaaacttgtcagcgagtcaaaatcggggctaaaatcatgcagtctgaactcggcattagtgtGTAATTTTAGGGCTGGGCCATTAATCAAAATTTAATTGGAAATGCTATTAATCAAAGCTGTGATTGTCATGCACACGTAGTCAGGGAAGCACAGTTGTGTGATCAACAATAAATCTCCTCTGATGGCTAGAGGGCACTCTTGCACAGAATCCCCAAACACCCAAgaagaagaaacccaggaaagCCCTATAGCTTTGCATTAAAAACATGAGATTTAACCGCTTTCATCAATTCAGGGTGACTAATAACCACATGACTATGGAGTTATCACACAGaacaatttacttaaaaaatctCGACTGAAATTATGAAGTGAATTTGGAGTAAAAACGTTGTAATTTCATGTGCAGCATTTCCTACACAGAGCAGTAGTTCACTGAGCTATGCAAACAGTTCTCATGATCACAGAATGATTATCTCAGTGTAATTATGTATGAGTAAACTTTGCTCCATCTATAACCACACATGTTGGAGGTTTACaagaaccagctttactgacaaaatgcacatgaaattTGCATTTAGTTAATCGCACACGCATAATCAGGGTgcctgcagggtcttaaaatgtcttaaatttaaaaaaaaaaaatttttaggccttaaaaagtcttaaattgacagaaatattgtgttgtaggtcttaaatcattttaaacacgtCTTAATTTTCATATATCCATGTAAAGCTGCCCAAtcaggccaacacccatccactcgctaacaatatatttcaataaatgttttataaaacgtttatttattaactctatttacttcTTAATATGgcttaattatcttccttacaataacttttgtttttaagttgttttttttaaggttttaacttTTGCAgttttaaggttttaaaaattgcatttagccttgtgtaagtctgaaatttctttcttaatggtcttaaaatggtcttaaaaagtctaaaattggacttgatgaaacctgtagataATTTCTTTTTTTCCAGTAACTTCTATGTGTTTATAGTGGACCAGTATGGAAACTTGTTTGTTGACCATATAaagtaatgtataatataaattaagttAATCTTTATTGTAAGATTCTTGGTTTATTAGGAGATGTGCAACATTACAACACACAATggatacacaaaacaaaatataaaataaaaaaaacataaaaacatggacCGTTTTATGTAGGATTTTATGTATCCAAATAGATGTATGGTTTCACACAACACAGTCTGTAATTGactaatattatattagtttTCTGCCAATTTAACagtttctgtttttaatttttaggtgatttatggttatttaattgtttgatgctcagcattatttgtttaacatcTACTATCTTTACAGCACGTTTACGCAACAACAGCTACTTCAAATGgaaaaagtatttatattttatttttgagaacATTTTTCTGTACAGAGAACATCATCGTCAATATTTCTGATAGTTTACATAGATTTGTGAAAAATACGAAAAGTGCAGCATTTTGCCTGTCATGCCAGTAGGTGGGAATGTCATTTTGCAAATTAACTCAAACTGTCCTTTAATCCTTGATTGTCAGTTTGATTTCAATCATGCATTTATAAGTTAATCATTCAtttgcttcatttttttaaagtaaatcagCAGCTTTGAACTTAATGTTTGAGCGAATGATTTAAGACGTGgacttgtcgccacctactggcagttttAATGTAGTATTTATCCACAATGAGCTTAAATCAGCAACATATTGTTTAAACATGATCGTCAAACACAagctctgtttccatccaaaaatgcgaattaactttatacacaaaactggattatcgcataaaagatgtgcaaataaagcagcgtttccatccaacgagtcaaagcaaacaaaatcgtcacttcctgaataactggtgccaaatatcaacagtaaaaactgaatttgttgcgataagagaagctgtgtgaatcttttctttatttaataaatgacttgcacctcaagacaatcctgacacgcagtgaacgtgctgtggcgtttgaaggcatgagacatggagcacagatgctcttgattctgaaggtcattaataatataataacattaatactgaaatggttaaggcgttttagaattaccaaaacaacatttcagatgctttacaatatactcagcctgctggtttgtccattcacttacatttttatcatcacatgatgtcttataacaaaatcacatgacttttttaatgcgcatactggaatttgttcggtaaaagtgtttccatcgtagtttatgcacatcttttcttatcgaataaaaagtttatcccacTCGGTTGTAATATGCGCGTATGTTTTTTATGTGCGTTTTCCAAaataataggtggatggaaacgtagctactgacTCTTTGTTAATATTGTACACTTTTACTAATATATGAACAGAAATATTTATGCGCTACTCTTTAAATCTATCATTAAATGCATAGCGAATACTCAGTTAGTCAGCATTTTAACTTCGTAGCTTCCTCTCCTCAAGTAACCTGAGGTAAATTTCTGCCAAATGTGAATGTGCAGCCTTTTGGACACTCTCCCAGATCTTTATCCACCGAAAACATTTGCTGCAGAAGCATTTAACATCTGAATCTGAGCAGGAAGAGAGTAGACGAACAGATCTTTGTGAtggtctgttggcgtttctgtgaaaTCTATATATTTAGTGTCGTCGTGTGTGTGGTTTTCCTGGCATTGAGCATCATTTGCAGTAGGATGTAGGTGAGGAGAACCCAAACAGACTGATATACGTCACAGCTTGTCCTCAATATAACACACACATGCTGGATCTTCTCCGCCTTCAGGAGACAAAGACTCGTCTGTACTCCTCATAGAGTCTCGGTGGAAGAAATCCCACAATGCCATTAGCAGCTCAGATGACACGTGAGGCCTTGAGGTTGACCAGAGCAGACACATGATGGTGTTTAGTGAAATGTGTTTAAATAGTCCAGCTCTTTGTAAGCAGAACAGTTAAAGGTTTGGTATTCAGGTCGACTAGCTACAGTATTCAGAGTCACAAACTgatgtaacttttttttctgtaaaaaatcATTTGAGAAATGAGGATATTTCCAAACTGATTAAAATTAGACGGGTGGAAATCgatattttaatgtgttatttatagttgtctttttttttggctGAACGGTGTTATTTTAGAAAAACTAAGACTctattatggctcgtttccactaaatggtacagtacggtatgggtcggtactggtcacctttatcaggcttgcgtttccactgctaaaaggtaccaatggtgggcgtggtgtacgacaaagtttcacaCGACGTCATTTttgcttgaggaaatgtcaacgtaaagctgtacgggtcgttcacatatcatatgagaagcacttcttacaaaatagatgctttacacacaaatactttactataaatactgtataaatgtttattactaacttttctatgaacatgagttgattataactgcagatcaatgacagtgagaaatagcctactgtaatgtctgcaattatatgaaataaataaataaataaataaatgcaacatgtgaacacacacagacccttacagtctccgatatgttaccaattatagaaaaactacacacagcatagatttagtccttatttaggttcaaaaacaacacgaaatatagcccacagtccgAGCAAACCTCTTGTTAGAGAGTCATTTCATCATtacgagttcataatagtccaaaaggtgatgataatagttaaacatggcagtttgttcatgttttaggttgcagatgcatcatttgctgctgttttttttccggcttctccttttttacattttttcgtTTTCGTTTTTTTTACGATTCAATGATAAAAAGCATGTTAATAATATaagctcaaaaagtttgttaaaGTACAAATATAGACAAGATCGTGAGCTCTTGGGACAAAGTGAACCCGCACTTTTAGatgggctcgtaaaacaacagggcacagcagattttgttctttttggctttgtggctgttcatcaaggcgatgacaaggtttgtttgaactcgggtcgaccatggctcgtaattatatgtatatgttattacggtgtaatctctcagctgtgtatttaaaacatggcagttccttttgttttcattctggcctTTTGTGCGAGCGAataacgtatctctgtaaaccaatagcattcagctgctctggtaccctttgaaaagggtgccgaaaaagtggtacaatTCGGTTTGgaataccttttgacagtggaaacggccataaaagcgcatcgaaccgtaccactcagtggaaacggcccattatagttcagttttattttccagtaatatttatttgattttaagtaccaaaagtgttatttttaagagtatttttgtttattatttctaaaaattttattcatgtttaaagtaacaaatgtaaaaatattttaatttctatttatttatgtatttatttatttactttatttattaaatcgcatttattttttatttaatgcatttaaataaaaaaaaaaataaagtttttgttttttttaacaatcctttttatttcattcaacttGGCATTAACGTTTATTTGATGTCAAAaacagttgtttgtttttttattttatagttaaagctttattattgttattattattattgacgctatttcaaatatattttgaagcactgcattaagttacattttccccgccatgtctttaaaatatgagcatttattttaccccagtatattcaatggagcttctgcgctagcctgccgattctgacaggcgcgtgcgagcaaacggctttttgtcttgttttacgcttaagcaactaaatgaatgccaaagtctgtttaactgattgtattttaattgcattacaacattgatgctataaaaggaatcatataaaatggaaaacaacctcacaataacaggtcaccggaagtttatcagtatgggaacaacactagctctgAGCCGACAACACATCTGAGCCGAAATCTGTGGTTTGTTCTTCCTGAGTTAACAGCTTTATATAAGAGCACGCAGAAGTGAATAAACTCCCTCTCGTTACAGCACAGATCAAGCCCAGTGTGTTTTATGGCTCTGTGAGTTCAACAAATGAGCACAACACGAGGACTGACTTTGTGTAATGAGATGACAATGAAAAACTCTGGCAGCGAGACTGTAAACATGAATCAGCAAACCAGAAACAGAAGAGAATCTAAATGATGTGCTGCACACTGCGTTTACAAGACTAGTGTTTGAAGTTTTGctcactattttatttattttaatattttatttatttatacttgttaTGATTGATTGTTTATCGTTTCTAAGTAAAACTTTTCTCATATACTCATTTTTATtagcatattgttttgtttttttatttttgttaaatactttattttatgctTAAATTTATCTACTTATGATTGTTTAATGTTTCTAAGTAATACTTTTCtcattcacttttttaaaatttaaatattaattagattatgaatgctattaatatttgtattattttataataatgatatGAACTAGCATTTTATTATGAGTAATTTCATTAATAGTAATGTTAGTGTttaaatgttttgcatttattatagatgttgttgttgttaatgtaatgattaatattaataaaaaatattgaaaaaatattgatattaaatACTATTGCTATTTATATAGTTGctaaatacaatattattaattgtataaaAATAACAGCTATAATAATACAGCTTTTAATATAATTtctatcatcaatattattaataatgtaattattattattaatgtcactgttgttgttattattattaatgataatattaaatgctacatttttcatttataattacTAAATACAAAATGTCGTTCTTATGAATTCTGGTATTCAGTTTATACATGCTAATAATGTTTTCATAAggaaataaattattgttattgtgcacattttaaacttgtttaaaaagaaaagatcATACTACTAATTTTCATTAATATTGGGAATGTCCTGGACTTTGTTTTTGGTCTCAGCTTGCTCGTGATGCTTCATTTTTGTTAGGAAAAGATGTAGAACTGACTCCAGTGTGCtttttcttaaattatttttcaaacatGTCACTCTCTATGCAACAAAAGAACTTGCTCCTCTTCTACTCTTCATTTGGTTTAACATTATTCTTGTTGGGTTAcgaggtggtgcagtgggtagtgctgtcgtctcagaggaaaaaggtcactggttcgagcctcggctgggtcagttggcatttctgtgtggagtttgcatgttctccctgtatttgcgtgggttttgtccgggtgctccggtttcccccacaagtacaaagacatgctgtatagttgaattgggtaaactaaattggccttagtgtatgtgtgtggatgtttcccagtgatgagttgcggctggaagggcatctgctgcgtaaaaaacatttgctggattagttggtggttcattccgctgttgtgaccccagattaataaagtgactaagccgaaaaagaaaatgaa encodes the following:
- the hyal2b gene encoding hyaluronidase-2 isoform X2, whose translation is MKNITCISGTTRPQRASWLQVLFLMLFWTCLKAQQLKNTRWPLYSGKPLLLAWNAPTEDCRPRHDVTFQLDQFQIVASPNEGFTKQNLTIFYQDRLGLYPYFKPDGTPVYGGLPQAASLTQHLEKMPDGLKKYIRDQAVKGLAVIDWEEWRPLWIRNWGPKLIYRDRSQRSVAEKNPTWPQDQVTKVAQQEFELSARKFMLETLRLAKSLRPQQLWGYYLFPDCYNHNYQTNLQNYTGQCPDIEVSRNNELKWLWTESTALYPSVYIGKILKDNPKGRQFVRNRVKEGMRLASVGDGSARPVFVYTRPTYLTNTTSSNPAELLLLTEMDLVSTIGESVALGVAGVILWGDSTYASSQATCSSLNEYLRGPLGRYLLNVTSAAEQCSRNLCGFRGRCLRKQPNTDTYLHLSASTHRIERQANTLKLTGQMSEEELGRLRDDFQCQCYNGYSGDDCSIKDNGNRAASLWTSALQNLVLPLILMGFLH
- the hyal2b gene encoding hyaluronidase-2 isoform X1; translation: MSERTGVLNGFSLIRSEMKNITCISGTTRPQRASWLQVLFLMLFWTCLKAQQLKNTRWPLYSGKPLLLAWNAPTEDCRPRHDVTFQLDQFQIVASPNEGFTKQNLTIFYQDRLGLYPYFKPDGTPVYGGLPQAASLTQHLEKMPDGLKKYIRDQAVKGLAVIDWEEWRPLWIRNWGPKLIYRDRSQRSVAEKNPTWPQDQVTKVAQQEFELSARKFMLETLRLAKSLRPQQLWGYYLFPDCYNHNYQTNLQNYTGQCPDIEVSRNNELKWLWTESTALYPSVYIGKILKDNPKGRQFVRNRVKEGMRLASVGDGSARPVFVYTRPTYLTNTTSSNPAELLLLTEMDLVSTIGESVALGVAGVILWGDSTYASSQATCSSLNEYLRGPLGRYLLNVTSAAEQCSRNLCGFRGRCLRKQPNTDTYLHLSASTHRIERQANTLKLTGQMSEEELGRLRDDFQCQCYNGYSGDDCSIKDNGNRAASLWTSALQNLVLPLILMGFLH